In Candidatus Campbellbacteria bacterium, the following are encoded in one genomic region:
- the ftsH gene encoding ATP-dependent zinc metalloprotease FtsH, which produces MSEQMPGNNQNKNKKDIKPPKPNGNSGGPEKPENDNNFWKNVLTVTLILVLFSLVWSLVAEETQPEQIAISTLASDIRRGEITEIVVEGNMATVTYQDDRERRVRKEDGTALSETLGNYGVDLSEDNSPEITIKSPSGIMVFLTTMAPFLIPLAFIVLLFWYLSRQVKGSGMQAFNFGQSKARLTEPGDKKQRVTFKGVAGNKEAKEELTEIVDFLKNPKKFLQIGARIPKGVLLMGPPGSGKTLMARAVAGEAGVPFFSISGSEFVEMFVGVGASRVRDLFKLAKKAAPAIIFVDEIDAVGRVRGGGTGGGNDEREQTLNQILVEMDGFEPNEKVIVMAATNRPDVLDPALLRPGRFDRRVVISLPDRDDRKEILKVHVGQIPLAEDVNLEVIADRTPGFSGADLYSLMNEGAILAARESRKKVSQYDLIRSIEKVMLGPERKSHLLSKKEKEITAYHEAGHAIIASLLPYADPVRKVSIISRGSAAGYVLRLPLEERKFQSKREFLDTIAVSLGGYVAEQMLFDDLTTGPSNDLQVSTGLARDMVTKYGMSEKIGPIALKTNEGKPVYGAVNESDYSEEVSANIDSEVSRIMNESEERAREIITEHMDLLRAVAKKLIDTETIEHEEFELLLEAHGVTPKRVDKNPLEPKEPAEE; this is translated from the coding sequence ATGAGCGAACAAATGCCAGGCAACAATCAGAATAAAAACAAAAAGGATATTAAACCGCCAAAACCAAACGGCAACTCCGGCGGACCGGAAAAACCGGAAAACGACAACAATTTTTGGAAGAATGTGTTAACAGTAACACTGATCTTGGTGTTGTTTTCTTTGGTTTGGTCACTTGTGGCCGAGGAAACCCAACCGGAGCAAATTGCCATTTCAACTCTTGCTAGTGACATCAGGCGGGGCGAGATCACAGAGATCGTGGTTGAGGGGAATATGGCTACCGTTACTTATCAAGACGATAGGGAAAGGCGAGTTCGCAAAGAAGACGGCACCGCTCTTTCTGAGACGTTAGGTAACTATGGAGTTGATCTTTCGGAAGATAATTCACCCGAGATCACTATAAAGAGCCCTAGCGGTATTATGGTTTTCTTAACAACCATGGCTCCTTTCTTGATACCTCTTGCCTTTATTGTGCTTTTGTTCTGGTACTTATCAAGACAGGTCAAGGGCTCGGGAATGCAGGCGTTTAACTTTGGGCAATCCAAAGCCAGGTTAACTGAGCCGGGCGACAAGAAGCAAAGAGTTACTTTCAAGGGAGTAGCAGGAAACAAAGAGGCAAAAGAAGAATTAACCGAGATCGTGGATTTTCTGAAAAATCCTAAAAAGTTCTTGCAGATCGGAGCGCGTATACCAAAAGGCGTGCTTTTGATGGGACCTCCAGGTTCCGGTAAGACTTTGATGGCAAGGGCAGTGGCAGGAGAAGCAGGTGTGCCCTTCTTTTCTATTTCCGGCTCTGAGTTCGTTGAAATGTTCGTCGGAGTCGGCGCCAGTAGGGTTCGCGATCTATTTAAGCTCGCAAAGAAAGCCGCGCCGGCGATCATATTCGTCGACGAAATAGACGCCGTTGGCCGCGTTCGTGGTGGTGGTACAGGCGGTGGAAACGACGAAAGAGAGCAAACACTGAATCAGATCCTTGTTGAGATGGACGGCTTTGAACCCAACGAAAAGGTTATCGTTATGGCGGCTACTAACCGTCCGGACGTGTTGGATCCGGCGCTTTTGCGCCCCGGTCGATTTGATCGACGAGTGGTCATCTCGCTACCGGATCGTGATGACAGGAAAGAGATTTTGAAAGTACACGTGGGCCAGATACCTTTAGCTGAGGACGTTAATCTAGAAGTGATTGCGGATAGAACTCCCGGATTTTCCGGAGCAGATCTTTATTCTCTTATGAACGAAGGTGCTATATTGGCGGCGCGAGAGAGCAGAAAGAAAGTGTCTCAATACGACCTGATTCGCTCAATTGAAAAAGTGATGCTTGGACCTGAACGCAAAAGTCATCTTCTTTCGAAAAAAGAAAAAGAGATCACGGCGTATCACGAAGCCGGACACGCCATAATCGCATCTCTGCTGCCTTATGCTGATCCTGTGCGCAAAGTATCTATCATATCTCGGGGAAGTGCCGCGGGTTACGTATTACGCCTTCCTCTTGAAGAGCGCAAATTCCAGTCCAAGAGAGAATTTCTGGATACGATAGCCGTTTCGCTTGGTGGTTATGTGGCCGAGCAAATGCTTTTTGATGATCTGACCACCGGTCCGTCAAATGACCTTCAGGTGTCTACCGGTCTGGCGCGAGATATGGTGACCAAGTATGGAATGTCAGAGAAGATCGGTCCTATAGCACTGAAAACCAATGAAGGCAAACCGGTTTATGGCGCCGTTAATGAAAGCGATTATTCCGAGGAGGTTTCGGCGAATATAGATTCTGAAGTATCGCGAATAATGAATGAATCAGAGGAACGTGCTCGCGAGATAATAACTGAACATATGGATCTTCTTCGCGCAGTTGCCAAGAAATTGATAGACACCGAGACAATAGAACATGAAGAATTCGAACTTCTGCTTGAGGCTCACGGAGTAACCCCGAAGCGGGTTGATAAGAATCCTTTGGAACCCAAAGAACCAGCGGAAGAATAA
- the smpB gene encoding SsrA-binding protein SmpB, which yields MTLIHNKKALRDYEVIDKFEAGIELFGFEVKSLRSGQGSLAGSYVTVNPFGAILQKANIPPFQAQNVSEDYDPERPRRLLFHKKELVSLSQKLGTPGLTLIPISLYNRRGLIKVDVALARGRKKHDKREQIKKRDEERNIEREIKQNVRF from the coding sequence ATGACATTAATACACAACAAAAAAGCCCTGCGAGACTATGAAGTGATCGATAAGTTCGAAGCTGGTATCGAGCTTTTTGGCTTTGAGGTCAAAAGCTTGCGTTCAGGCCAAGGATCTTTGGCTGGGTCTTACGTAACAGTAAATCCTTTCGGAGCTATACTGCAAAAAGCTAATATTCCCCCTTTTCAAGCCCAAAATGTCTCTGAAGACTATGATCCGGAGCGCCCACGTCGGCTTTTATTTCACAAAAAAGAGTTGGTCTCGCTGTCTCAAAAGCTGGGCACCCCTGGATTGACTCTAATACCTATATCGTTGTATAATAGGAGAGGTTTGATAAAGGTTGATGTTGCTCTAGCGCGCGGAAGAAAGAAACACGACAAGCGAGAGCAGATCAAAAAACGAGACGAGGAACGGAACATTGAAAGAGAAATAAAACAAAACGTCAGATTTTAA